A region from the Arachis ipaensis cultivar K30076 chromosome B01, Araip1.1, whole genome shotgun sequence genome encodes:
- the LOC107610098 gene encoding actin cytoskeleton-regulatory complex protein SLA1-like, giving the protein MADPPRRITLKEAGAPDLNLQPLQILYSALDPNFELKSGTINLLPKYNGLLGEDPLKHLKNFQVACATARRHGADEAAVLVFAFPFSLEGKAKELFYTQMGEVRSNWDLLCKEFLKKFYPSQKTDKLRREILCIVQRDGETLYEYWERFKKLLEACPHHWIDELVLISYFCQGMHHQDKLLLDAASGGSLTKNKTAAEAWEVISDLVDSTQYSRARSPQPKAVNEVSPFEEAILTKTLGEMTILLRQLTQGQQIPQALISALPQPQRIEGPPRVCSICACNTHYTDECPQLQEDTTLAVANTYPQKPNYTQGSNQHGGNQNQEWRDNSNQRWNQAPQAHSNQNTQVYYYQQPQGQLQYQQPYQQPYQQPPQSQPQGKYQHPHSRPSPPQVNQALPSNQPHMNDTIHTFMQEKREFHKKQEAYMATIADALSRLTLSPPTTQNTQQASTSCSLPSQPQPNPKGSINAITLRSSTN; this is encoded by the coding sequence ATGGCGGACCCACCTAGGAGAATCACCTTGAAGGAGGCCGGAGCTCCTGATCTTAACTTGCAACCACTACAAATCTTGTATTCGGCCTTAGACCCAAATTTTGAGCTCAAGTCTGGCACGATAAACTTGCTCCCCAAATACAATGGATTACTTGGAGAGGATCCCTTGAAGCATCTCAAAAATTTCCAAGTTGCTTGTGCAACTGCAAGAAGACATGGGGCCGATGAAGCTGCAGTGTTGGTCTTCGCCTTTCCTTTCTCTTTGGAGGGAAAAGCGAAGGAGTTGTTTTATACTCAGATGGGTGAAGTTAGATCTAACTGGGACTTATTGTGTAaagagtttttgaaaaagttCTACCCTTCCCAGAAAACAGACAAGTTGCGAAGAGAGATTTTATGCATTGTACAACGGGATGGGGAgactttgtatgagtattgggagagattcaagaagTTGCTGGAGGCTTGTCCTCACCATTGGATTGATGAGTTAGTTCTTATCAGTTACTTCTGTCAAGGAATGCATCACCAAGACAAGCTTCTCCTAGATGCCGCGAGTGGAGGTTCATTGACCAAGAACAAGACCGCTGCGGAAGCATGGGAAGTTATATCAGACTTAGTGGACTCCACTCAATACTCAAGGGCAAGGAGTCCACAACCGAAGGCTGTGAATGAAGTTTCTCCCTTCGAAGAAGCTATTTTGACCAAGACACTTGGTGAAATGACAATTTTGTTGCGACAACTCACCCAAGGGCAgcaaattcctcaagctttgataagTGCTCTACCCCAACCTCAAAGGATCGAAGGACCACCAAGGGTATGTAGTATTTGTGCGTGTAACACTCATTACACCGATGAGTGTCCTCAGCTCCAAGAGGATACTACATTGGCGGTAGCTAACACTTACCCACAAAAACCAAATTACACCCAAGGATCCAACCAACATGGAGGAAACCAAAACCAAGAGTGGAGGGATAACTCAAACCAAAGGTGGAACCAAGCTCCTCAAGCTCATTCCAACCAAAACACCCAAGTCTACTACTATCAACAACCCCAAGGTCAACTACAATACCAAcaaccataccaacaaccataccAACAACCCCCACAATCTCAACCTCAAGGGAAATACCAACACCCACATAGTAGGCCTAGCCCTCCTCAAGTTAACCAAGCCCTTCCCTCCAACCAACCTCACATGAATGACACAATTCACACCTTCATGCAAGAAAAACGAGAGTTCCACAAGAAACAAGAAGCATATATGGCTACAATAGCTGATGCCCTTTCCCGTCTAACTCTCTCTCCTCCAACCACACAAAATACCCAACAAGCTTCAACTTCATGTAGTTTGCCCTCCCAACCTCAACCCAACCCTAAGGGTAGCATCAATGCTATTACCCTTAGGAGCAGCACCAATTGA